In Apus apus isolate bApuApu2 chromosome 5, bApuApu2.pri.cur, whole genome shotgun sequence, the following are encoded in one genomic region:
- the INSM2 gene encoding insulinoma-associated protein 2 has translation MPRGFLVKRSRRPGGSYRARPRERDPERDPPQAPPPPPPPPAAGGSTTARQGAEEEEEGEEEEGAVAACPATWPPGGGCGGPGLVPPEEPAAWGAARPCSTAGPCSAAGPRAALFERCLSSPASAESFPLAASFPPAEKLLLQPRTPLPAPPPPVPALKRPSRAKAPAKKAKATRKLSFADEVTTSPVLGLRIKEEGPEGRPGPPAGRTPLGEFICQLCKEQYADPLALAQHRCSRIVRVEYRCPECHKIFSCPANLASHRRWHKPRPGPSPPSPARQHRGGADSAPAPPGPGGGPGVEAFACPCCQKRFRRQAYLRKHLGTHGPARPAAFGPPERGQLAFACHLCGARFPSADIRDKHRLWHAVREELLLPPPPAGPPEGGAAGGERPGFPCKHCPATFFSAPGLARHASKCHPPESRQVLLLQVPVRPGC, from the exons ATGCCGCGTGGCTTCCTCGTCAAGCGCAGCCGGCGCCCCGGCGGCTCTTACCGGGCGCGACCGCGGGAGCGGGACCCAGAGCGAGATCCGCCGCaagccccgccgccgccccccccgccgcctGCCGCGGGCGGCAGCACCACCGCCAGGCAGggggcggaggaggaggaggagggcgaggaggaggagggcgcCGTCGCCGCCTGCCCCGCGACGTGGCCGCCCGGCGGCGGCTGCGGAGGCCCTGGGCTCGTCCCGCCTGAGGAGCCGGCCGCCTGGGGGGCGGCGAGGCCCTGCAGCACCGCGGGGCCCTGCAgcgccgcggggccgcgggcgGCTCTCTTCGAGCGGTGCCTCAGCTCCCCCGCCTCCGCCGAGTCCTTCCCGCTGGCTGCGTCCTTCCCGCCCGCcgagaagctgctgctgcagccccgcACGCCGcttcccgccccgccgccgccggtGCCCGCGCTGAAGCGGCCGTCGCGGGCCAAGGCTccggccaagaaggccaaggcCACGCGGAAGCTGAGCTTCGCCGACGAGGTGACCACCTCGCCCGTGCTGGGGCTGCGCATCAAGGAAGAGGGGCCCGAGGGCCGGCCGGGGCCCCCGGCGGGGCGCACGCCGCTGGGCGAGTTCATCTGCCAGCTGTGCAAGGAGCAGTACGCGGACCCGCTGGCGCTGGCCCAGCACCGCTGCTCCCGCATCGTGCGCGTCGAGTACCGCTGCCCCGAGTGCCACAAGATCTTCAGCTGCCCCGCCAACCTGGCCTCGCACCGCCGCTGGCACAAGCCGCGGCCCGGCCCCAGC CCGCCCTCGCCGGCCCGTCAGCACCGCGGCGGGGCGGACAGCGCCCCGGCTCCTCCCGGCCCCGGTGGCGGCCCCGGCGTGGAGGCGTTCgcctgcccctgctgccagaAGCGGTTCCGGCGGCAGGCCTACCTCCGCAAGCACCTGGGCACCCACGGGCCGGCGCGGCCCGCCGCCTTCGGCCCCCCGGAGCGCGGCCAGCTCGCCTTCGCCTGTCACCTCTGCGGCGCCCGCTTCCCCTCGGCGGACATCAGGGACAAGCACCGGCTGTGGCACGCCGTgcgggaggagctgctgctgccgccgccgccggccggACCCCCCGagggcggcgcggcgggcggcgaGCGGCCGGGCTTCCCCTGCAAGCACTGCCCCGCCACCTTCTTCAGTGCGCCCGGGCTGGCGCGGCACGCCAGCAAGTGCCACCCGCCGGAGAgcaggcaggtcctgctgctccaggtgcCCGTCCGGCCCGGCTGCTAG